A genomic stretch from Helianthus annuus cultivar XRQ/B chromosome 1, HanXRQr2.0-SUNRISE, whole genome shotgun sequence includes:
- the LOC118489106 gene encoding uncharacterized protein LOC118489106 encodes MKIKGLNVVLILIGRVKVWLSGSELRIGINGVLSKTKIDDVPLRNFFKGEVGNGDDISFWLDPWLDNGPLKYKFPTLFGIEANKSCKVCDRVTVGSEGPRYTWQWRRPVMAGEEVNDMWIGAADKDFSVGGIKNLLDKGCNVTVPYVIEWCRWLPIKCNVFIWRRALGRIATIDALKRKNIEVHDSRCIMCGEEDESAEHLFTSCYTVAVIWQFVSNWCSIPNILAFLVKDLLEFHEHIGIKGGKKEAVKGIIRVACWSIWRSRNEVKL; translated from the exons ATGAAGATTAAGGGATTAAATGTTGTGTTAATCTTGATAGGTAGGGTCAAAGTCTGGTTGTCGGGGTCAGAGCTACGGATTGGTATCAACGG CGTGTTATCTAAAACGAAGATCGATGACGTTCCCTTAAGGAACTTTTTCAAAGGTGAGGTCGGAAATGGGGATGACATATCGTTTTGGCTGGATCCGTGGCTTGATAATGGACCATTGAAATACAAGTTCCCTACATTGTTTGGTATTGAAGCTAACAAAAGTTGCAAAGTTTGTGATCGTGTTACGGTTGGCAGTGAAGGGCCGAGATATACTTGGCAATGGAGGAGACCGGTTATGGCCGGTGAGGAAGTTAACGACATG TGGATTGGGGCTGCAGATAAGGATTTCAGCGTGGGAGGGATTAAAAATCTTCTAGACAAAGGCTGTAACGTCACGGTTCCGTATGTCATCGAGTGGTGTAGGTGGTTGCCAATTAAATGTAATGTGTTCATTTGGAGGCGAGCATTGGGAAGAATCGCTACTATCGACGCGCTTAAAAGAAAGAATATCGAAGTGCATGACTCGAGGTGTATTATGTGTGGAGAGGAAGATGAATCAGCGGAGCATTTGTTCACATCTTGTTATACAGTTGCGGTTATTTGGCAGTTTGTTAGCAACTGGTGCTCGATTCCTAATATCTTGGCTTTTTTGGTTAAGGACTTGCTTGAGTTTCATGAGCATATTGGGATTAAAGGTGGGAAGAAAGAAGCTGTCAAAGGTATAATTAGAGTAGCATGCTGGAGTATATGGAGATCTAGAAACGAGGTGAAATTATAA